One Perca flavescens isolate YP-PL-M2 chromosome 14, PFLA_1.0, whole genome shotgun sequence genomic window carries:
- the LOC114568551 gene encoding LOW QUALITY PROTEIN: putative nuclease HARBI1 (The sequence of the model RefSeq protein was modified relative to this genomic sequence to represent the inferred CDS: substituted 1 base at 1 genomic stop codon), translating to MEIYSVHIGLRFFASGIFLYAVGDAENLSKATVCRSIRQMYLALKGFLNIFITFPGHKRTCFIKEEFYKIAGFPNVIGALDCTHIRIKRPSGVHEGDFVNRKSYHSINVQMICDADCTFSNVEAKWPGSVHDSRVFRASTIFQRLSQGEYAGVLLGDKGYACXPFLLTPFADPQTAAQHTYNLAHARSRARIEMAFGLLKSRFQCLHHLRVTPERACDITVACTVLHIIACLRKERAPRVALDMDWDNEAIFPDNVNGRLVRDQYVANYF from the exons atggagatttattctgtgca TATAGGGCTACGGTTCTTTGCCAGTGGCATATTTTTATATGCAGTTGGAGATGCCGAAAATTTGAGCAAAGCCACAGTTTGCCGTTCAATTAGACAAATGTATTTAGCGCTTAAAGGATTCCTGAACATCTTCATCACCTTTCCTGGACACAAACGAACATGCTTCATTAAGGAGGAATTCTACAAAATTGCAG GTTTCCCTAATGTGATAGGTGCACTGGACTGCACTCACATTAGAATAAAACGCCCCTCAGGTGTTCATGAGGGAGACTTTGTGAATAGAAAATCCTACCACAGTATCAATGTTCAG ATGATCTGTGATGCTGACTGCACTTTCAGCAATGTAGAGGCGAAGTGGCCTGGCTCGGTCCATGACTCCAGAGTCTTTAGGGCCTCTACAATTTTCCAGCGACTTTCACAAG GGGAATATGCTGGTGTTTTGCTTGGTGACAAGGGCTATGCATGTTAGCCATTTCTTCTGACTCCATTTGCAGACCCCCAGACAGCAGCACAGCACACCTATAATCTTGCCCATGCAAGATCAAGGGCCCGCATCGAGATGGCATTTGGCCTTTTGAAGTCCCGTTTCCAGTGCCTTCACCACCTAAGAGTCACCCCAGAGAGGGCCTGTGACATCACGGTTGCCTGCACTGTCCTGCACATAATCGCCTGCCTGAGAAAGGAAAGGGCTCCCAGAGTAGCCTTGGATATGGACTGGGACAATGAAGCAATATTTCCAGACAATGTCAATGGCAGGCTGGTCAGAGACCAATACGTTGCCAATTACTTTTGA